DNA from Triticum aestivum cultivar Chinese Spring chromosome 7D, IWGSC CS RefSeq v2.1, whole genome shotgun sequence:
ACTGGTGGATGCGGCTGGAGCCCCGGGTCAGAGCAAGGATCACTGGGGCCTTCTTCGGGAAGAGTGCAAAGGCGCTGGTAATATGTCCTCTCACTCTGCGTTTCGACATGTTTTTTCGTTCATGGCTATGGAGTGCTATGGTCGATGCTTGTCTCAGTTGTATGCAATTTAATTTCAGACTATATATATAGCTTGTGTATGCAAAGTGCAAAAGTTTCAGAGCAATTTTATTCAAGTGAAACCAAACCCTGACAGTAACACATTTGCTTCTTATTGTACATGACTATGTGTATTGTGCTGAAACATCTGTCTGATCTAATTAGAATGTATAGCTGAGTTAAATAGGTCTGATTTTCGTTTTATGGGGTGGTAGAGGCAGCATCCATGTCTTTTGGGtagctagttgttgttttttctgTATTGCAAGAAAGGAGATAATGTTGGCTGAATGTGCTTGAGGAAGAAAAGTAAAAAAGTGATGGGAATTGCATGCCTAGAATGCTGTTCACTTattgtcatcatatttagaatcAGCTGTTTTAAGTAAAGTAGGCTCTGAGAAAAGCCTTCCAGAAAAAGCTAAACAGCACAAATATACTGCTCTTGGATCCATGATTTTAATTATGTAGCATTCTGTCTGGGAGGCTCTAGTGAAGGATGGATTGGAAGAATATGTTATTATTTAAGATAGAAGAGTGAGTTCACTGATATATTTAGTCAGATAAAAAATACTGACGCTTAATGCTTTACATATTGTTTTGGAAAGACCATATCAGACGTTCTGCCAatgtaatgtactccctccgtcccaaaattcttgtcctggatttgtctagatacggatgtatctaacactaaaacgtaactagatacatccgtatttagacaaatctaagacaagaattttgggacggagggagtatgtttagAGGGTGGAAGTAACTTTTGGTGAAATATCTGCACTTACATGACTAAACTATTTGGCAAATGACATATTGACTTCGCTTGCCAAAATGTGCATTCTTTTGAATTACAAGCATAGACAGTCCATACACTCTTTCATAATCAATGCATCAGGAATGATTATCATGTTCTTACTAGACTGAACAAACCAAAGATCTGATCACAAACCAATCATTTATTGAAAACAACTTTGAGGCCTTGTTGACTCAAATGGTTTGCTTTTTGTAAATCCTTTGTAGGAGTGCTTTTAATATAAATTCCACAATAGGTTGACCACAAGTAGGTTACTTTTGGCCTGGACAATTTAGTGTGTCCCACCCACAGTTCTCCTCTAGCTTATGTGTAAACTTTCATTTTCAGTATTGATTTGTCTGTCTTTCTTGGGCAGTCAGATACATGCAGATTGACAAAATGGTCGTCCTTTTATCAAAAACCCGATTCAGTGTTTCTTTTAAATACCGACTGAAGAAATTGCTATCCTGAATATGCTAATTGCTTATGTTGACCAGCCCGCTGACACGGTGTACATGAACAATCAGCTCTTTGCCACCCCATACCTTCTTGTTTTACATATTGCTAATGTTGGGAAGAGGATCACTAAAGTTGGTGTCATTGGTGTGCATTTAATCTGAGGAAGTTGCTATGCCAACTATATCTAAGTCACATACTAATAGCTCAAGTTTGCAGGCTAATGAGATTGAAGGATCAGATGTTGCTTCTAGTGATTCTGGATCATTTCTTGCAGACAGTTTGTATGGAAGTACACGGCAGTCTTTTTTCAGAAAGAATCAACCTGGTTGTGGTGATGTTGCAAGCATTCTGTCTTGTAAAAAGAAGCCTGCTTTTGCTAAAGAATTAAAAAGATTGCTAGTGCTTCAGGAGATAGTGTGTTTAAAGAGCAATATTACTTGCTGTGGCGGTGATGCAATCTTTCTCACTTCATTAATGTCAGCTGGCACTGTTGCTGACAATATACTCATGAGATTACGAAGACTTCTCATGGTGGTGTCGATGGAAAGTATAAATTTGGAACTCATTGGGGATGGAGCATCAAATAATCCAAAAAAGAATGTTGAAAAGACAAGTGTAGGTTCTCGAAAAGGAAAGAAGAAGTCTAGTAGCTCGAAAAAGCTAGCAGCGTCTTCCAAGTCGTCCAAGGTATAGTTCATTCATGCCCTTCTTCCTATAGTTTGTTATTGGCACGGGGCTGTATACTTCAACAAGCAAGTTAGCTTATTTGACTTAAGGACTCTTTTCCAGGACAATGGATGCAGTAGCACAGAAACCCGAAATTCTAGGATTGTGTCGAAATCAAGCCAGCAGACTCCATCTGTTCGATGCACTATTATTGGACCCGCTTCTGAAGGAACTCCTTGCAAAGAAATTGCACCAGTACCAAAGGCGGTAAGCATATTTTAGCACAATCCTACTTTGTGTTTGTTAAGTCATGACTTACGAGTGGCATACTATATATTTTAGGAGCAAGCTATCAGGTTGGCGGATTGCAATAATCAGTgtaacaaaaagaaaaacaaacgtAAAGGGAAAGCAAAACTCTCTGATCTTATGAGAGCTGAGAACCCTGGACCTGGCAAACTGAAGACAGCTGTTGCTCATGTTGCTACAGAAGCCTTGCATAAATCTGCCGAAGCAGTAGATGCCCCACTGCGTGTCCCATCTCATGTGAATACATCCAGCAATGACATCCCTGAAGCAGTGGGTTGTTCTGAGTCTTCAAGTATCTTTGATGGAACTGAAGAAAAAGGCATCAAAAGCAGCAGAAAACTGGAAGACACCTTATGTTCTTCTATGGTTATCTCATCAGTAACCACAGAGTGTTGTCAGAGTGCACAAAAACCTGCCAACTTTAGTGTGAATGAGCAGAGCCCATCACACACTAGTCTAAATGAATCCATGGTCCAACCATCTTTATGTTCACCTTCCAGTAGTGATAATGTTTTATCTGGTAATCCATGTAGAAACTCTGCTGACTCCTTGGTAAGATCTGCACAGGATAAGACTGGCTGTGATATAACACAGGGAGCTTTGCATGGACTTGCTCCTGGTGTTGGTAAAGGATACGAGAAACAAGTGGATCATAGTTCTGTTGTGACAACCGACAAACTTTTACCATCAGTCATTCCTGCTAACATTCTCCAAAGTGCTATAAGTGACAATGGTACAGCAGTGAAGAATGGTGTAGATGAATATTATGCATTCAACCGGAACCTACTGGGAGGAACGTCATACGAGTGGCCTAGTGTAGCACCCCATTTTGTATCACCTGAAATGCAACAGCGCCCTGCCGCAGCAGACAGGTTGCATCTTGACGTTGGTTACAGATGGCCTACTCAATTTAACCAACCTTTCATTCCTGCCAACCATCAGGTGAGAAGCTCACCAGTTGAAGCTGGATGCAATCAAATGTTATCTTCTCTGTCAGTGCCCTTAAGTTTTGATTGGCCTCCTGTTTTCAGAGGTTATGGTAAATTGACTCAAAATGCTGCTTTAAGTTATGATCCGGTATTTGCCCCACATATGCAGTCTTCTGCTTGGCCTGGGTTTCCTGCTCAACTAATTCAGAGAGGTGGCATTTGCAGTGAAAAAGATAGGAAATATTTTAGCGATAGTGACCCAAGAAACACATCAGATGTTGGGGATGATACTGAAAGCTATTGGTTTTCTGAAGAAGAATCAGATGGCCGCGCAACTTCTGGAAGAGATATTAATCAATATTTTGGCGGAGGCGTGATGTATTGGAGTCCTGCAGAACATGCCGGAACGGGCTTTTCTAGGCCACCATCTCTTAGTTCAGATGACAGTGCTTGGGCATGGCATGAGGCAGATGTTAGTCGAGTTGTCGACGATCTGGCTATTGGGATTCCATCATCAACATATAATCCAACTGGTCCATCGTCACCACCATCCAGCCCAAGCCCATTCTGTTCCCAGAATGAACCTTCTGATCCTTCCCCTCAGCCTGCTTGTCACTCAGTGGCAGGGAATGACATCAATAATGAAGCTTCACATTCTCCATCTTCCATGCAAGACAGTCCTGAAGATAAGAGTACTTCGGCTGTAAAGAGTCCATCTTGTGCcagtgaaatagtaaagggagatACATTACCATATGCAATGCTGCGGCCAATAGTTGTTTCTAATATATCACGAAGGCTATCAAGATCTGACTTTAGGGGTGGTCATGATCACAGGAGCCCATGTGTGTCTTCGACCAGGAGGGATATACCTCTTGTAAGAAGACCTCCATCACCAGTATTACTTAGTGTTCCTCGcatgcctcggccacctcctccctctcctgttggagagtcaagaaaacgtggaTTCCCAATTGTTAGATCTGGCAGTTCAAGCCCGCGGCATTGGGGGATGAGAAGTTTGTTTTCTGATGATAAAATTTTCAATAGGGCTCAGTTTTGCTTGGATGGCCCTGAAGTCGTATGGCCTTCATGGGTGAATAAAGGCACCTCTACTGGTACACTGGTACAATCAATTGAGGATACTGTCTTGCAGGACCACCTTGTTAAGATTTCACAGCTTTCACGTGATCAACATGTAAGGAAGTAATTTCCATTCTTCTATTACTGACAAGTATTTTTTATGCAGTTTTTATGCGTTGCTGACATATGTTTTTGCAGCCAGATGTTGCAGTTCCTCTGCAGCCACCTGATATGTTAAATGGTTCACCTCACAAGGCGTCCCTTTCTTTGATGCACAATGCTCTACATGAAGAAATTGATCAATTCTGTAAGCAGGTATTCACCCTTACCTCCTGCCTTTTGCATCATCACAACTTTCATGAATGTGCGCTATCAATCATTAATCGTTACTCTGATGCCTAGTAATTGCATGCCGTGCCTTAGTTTGTGCATGTGAAATTCCTCCTTTGATGGGTGTTGATGCTATTCATTATACTTGCAAGGTTGCTGCTGCAAATCTGGTGACGAAGCCCTATATAAATTGGGCTGTCAAAAGGGTCACACGGTGCCTGCAAGTCCTCTGGCCCCGCTCGCGTACAAATCTATTTGGCTCAAATGCCACTGGTTTGGCCCTTCCAACTAGTGATGTAGATCTCGTGGTTTCTCTCCCCCCAGTCCGAAATCTGGTGAGTTGCATGACCATTAACACAACATAGTAACACAAATACAGTTGTCTTTGTGCCATCATGGAACTAAATTTGTAGCTGTTTCCAGGAACCTATTAAAGAAGCTGGAATTTTGGAAGGCCGCAATGGCATTAAGGAAACATGCCTCCAGGTAATGCATGTCGGCTAATAGATTTTTCGCTCTCTGGATTCTTTAATAGGCGAATGACCTATTATCAGATTTGAACATCAATTTTGTCTAAACAGATATTGAGATGTTAACACTTGATTTTATCTACGTGTTTTTTCTTACACTAAGCTCCTTTCATGGTTTCACCATTGCTGCAACAATATACGGCACTGTTTCTTGTTAGAATTAACATAGGAAATAAGCGAAGCATTAAATGCTTTCTGTTTTTTGTTGCTATATGCTTGTGAGTTGCTACAGATATGTTCTGGATAAGTTAATTTTTGAGTTGTCTACTTTGTATATCTTCGCGGGTCATAGTACATTACTGGCTTTTGGCAATCAACATTTAATTAACAATAATCCTCTTACTATACTTTGTGCATAACTGCACGCCCATGCTTACTTACAATGCATAAATCTTTATATGCTTTTATGCCCAAAGGAAAAAATAAAGCTGATCTTCACAggtcttttttgtttttctttagcaTGCGGCAAGGTGCCTTGGAAATCAGGACTGGGTTAGGAGTGATTCCCTCAAAACGATTGAAAACACAGCAGTAAGTCATAATCCCATTTAATTTGCTAGTTTGCCAGCTAGTTTTTATTTTCCTCATTCTTCATCATTAAAAATTTGCAGATACCTGTGATCATGCTTGTAGCCCAAGTACCTTGTGACATAAATATGTCCAATGAGTACCCTTCTGTTCTGGATAGCTCACAAGAAATTTCAGTCAATGTGCTTGGGGAGCAAGGGAGCCCTCCTCGTTCTGACAATTCTAGTTCAGAAGGCAGCAATGCGCTTGCGGGCTCAAAAATGAATAAGGATGATTGTGATGCTGTGCGGTCAATTCGTCTTGATATAAGTTTCAAATCACCATCCCACACAGGACTCCAGACTACTGAGTTGGTAAATCAAAAGCTACTATCAAACAGAATATTTTTTAGTTAAATATGTTCTGCTTTGTTTCTATTTGTTGGTTTTAAAGTCAGCCTCCATGAAAAGGTTTTGTTTCTGAGATGTTTGATCACAGTTTGGTAGTTTTGTATCGTTATCTTCAGTTTACTGTAATAGAAAATCAACCTGTATCTAAGTTTCACTGAATATTTTGAACAGTTAGTCATGGGGATTACATGATCATGTAATAAAAATACAAATATATTATAAGGTGGAATGCTTAATGGGTAATTGGGTATGAATAAGTACATGCTTAGTTGATACCTGTCTCTTGTAGGCATAGATTATTGCCTTATGTATCCGCTCTATGTAAGATTGCAGTTCAGTATTGTAATAATCTGTGTGTGAAGCATGATCTGAATTCAAATTGTATATACCATTTACACACAAATTTATTGCCATACTTAAGTTGCATCATGTCGATCGTAGGCAGTTCGAATTATCATCATTGCTCTTAGTTCTTATCAGTTGTAACATGTTCGAGAGCACTAATGTTTTCTCATTAAAAAGTACtacctccgtatcaaaatataagatgttttttgtaGGCTAAActacaaaacgtcttatattttggtacggagGTAATAGTAATGTTTTCTCATTTGATGCTTACATACATGTCGCCTCAAATGATCCTAAGGATGAGATAATGATGGTTCTTGTGTGATTTCTGTTTTTAATAATGTCATGGTGATGgttcaactaaagaaaaagagATGCTGGAAGGCAACATTTATGAGGTTTTGGATTTGTTTAGTATGTAGCGTTCAATACCACCACAATCACTTAGTTTCTTTCTCAAGTGCAAGTGCAAGTCTTGTATACACATGAATGGTCAGCTAGCTAGCTGCTTGGTTAGTTGAACCATGGAACTATCTAACTACATGGTACTGCCACATTCTTTGGTGCCCATGAAATTGTGCTTGAAAGTCATGAATACAAAATTTTCGGGACTAAAATTAGAGATCCAAGTTTGCCATGCTTATTCACCTTCTTTCTTAACTGGCTACAGGTTGGTGAGCTGACTCAGCAATTTCCTGCGGCTTTACCCCTTGCCTTAATCATGAAGAAGTTTTTGGCAGATCGTAGTTTGGACCACCCATATTCGGGTGGTCTAAGCTCTTACTGTTTGGTATGTAGCTTTTCATAATACTCCTGTGATTTCTTTTTGTGTTGATTTATGACTCTGAAAGTTTGTTTGCGCTGGATAACTTCTTTATGTTTACCTACACGCTCTCCAGATCATTGCTTCTGAGTTAGTATAATAATGACTAAAATATCTTCCTTAATTTTAGTAAGAATTTTTCTTGTTAATTTTATCAGGGTTGGTCACAGTTGAATGTTCTATACTTTTGATGGTTTGTCTGGATTAAACTTTTCAATCAGAATTTTTTTTTTCGGTCAGATAATATGTCCTCGTAGTGACTGCTAATGTATGTCTAACAGCATTACAAGCACGTTTCCGAGCTAACTTATATTTTCTTATATATTTTCATCTCTGGATAACATACTTGATGCTTACATTTCATGTTAGCATATTATATTTATTAACGACATTAACTCTTGAGATGACCTGTGAAAAGAACTTCATCTTTTAATATCCTTCGCAGGTGTTGTTAATCACTCGTTTTCTTCAGCATGAACATCATCTTGGTCGGCCTATTAACCAAGTAAGTTGCACATCTTGAATAGTATAGCTCACTTAGAATCTACACTATTTTTTCCTTGGTTACTCTATCATGTTTCTGTGAGATATTTGTTTCTGTATCATATATTATATTTTAGTGGTTGGCTCACATATATGTAGATATTTGGTCATCTTTGAGTTTCAAACTTCAGTAGTAccaatggaaaaataaaaatttatcTCTGCCCCCTCTTCTTAGCAAGTTCATATTTTTATTGTAAACTGCCACTAATGCTACATTTTTGCTGTTTTGTGTTTGGCAGAATCTAGGGAGCCTTTTGATGGATTTCCTGTATTTTTTTGGGTAAGTGAGTATGTATGGACACTTTATTGTTTAAAACATAAGGGAAAAGATGAGTACCAGATGTAGAAAAGGCGTGTAAAGTGTGCTAGAATGACTATAGGGGCCCAGTGTATGGTTTCTCTTTTGGGACAGCTAAATTAGCAATATATTGGTGCATCTGACTTCTAACCGCTTTCAAACATTCTGGATGACAGGAATGTGTTTGATCCACGCCATATGCGTATTTCCATCCAAGGAAGTGGAATTTATTTGAACCGAGAAAGAGGGCACAGGTAATAAAAGTCGATCTCAGTAATACATCGTTTATGTCTGTCACCTTCTGCCTATGTTAAGTTTTCATATTGTGGATTTTGCAGCATTGATCCAATTCATATTGATGACCCTCTTTGCCCTGCTAACAATGTGGGCCGGAATTGTTTCCGGATCCACCAATGCATCAAGGTTGGTTGAAATTATCTTTTCTGGACTGCTTGAATCCATCTTTTGCATCTAGAGCGTTTTGGACTTGTGGCAACGCCGTTTTCTGTTATTATGCTCTGTTATATAGTAACTCATCTGACTGGGGAATCCCGGTATCGAAATTTAGTCTTTGCATGGTACTAGTACTAATGCGTTCTTTGTTTGGCCTTTGAAGATATAAATATTCGTTCTGCAAATCACGGATCAATAAGTCTTACTGGTATTTTCTGATGCTTTCCATGGCAGGCTTTTGCTGATGCTTTTGCAGTTCTAGAGAACGAGCTACTACAGTTCACTGCAGAATGTAACGTGCCTGCATCATCATttagcctactgaagaaaataATTCCAAGTATTGATTCTAATGAGTTGTAGCAATGAAGAGAACCCGTGAGTCCACAAGCTACAGGAACTGTTGGGTTGGAATGGCCTCTGCTTGTGTTCTAGACACTGAGTTACTACTGCAGCTGGTGGAAAAGAAGGTCAGTAGAGATAAATTTCCAAGCTGGTCTTAATTCTAGGTTATTTTCTTTTTTCTGCTGTACATCTTAATAGTAGTCCTGTGAGTTTTTAGCGCTAGTATGTGTGAAAACATTGATAGAAAAATGTTCATATTCAGGTATTCTATTTAGTGCAGGCTTGTTCGAAGGTACAATGCCAGCTGCCCTTCTCTTGCCTCTGGCTGCTTAGAACCCGAGACCGTTGATTGAGGTATTGGGCCGAATTGGATGCAAGAGCAAGATGGTGCTGCACTCTGCACACAGAAGGTACAGCACCTATCACTTCTGTAATACGAGCATATCTAATCACTTTGTAAGTATGTAAATCTCATCCACTTGATACCATAAACGATAGATCCTTAACCTTGTGCCGGTGGTATGTGCTGCCAAGGATGCGGAAATGGACTGGCCTAATGATGTGTGCTGCCAGACCTATAAGGTCAGGGAGGAGCAGTACAGCAGATCCGCACAGAACTCCAGATCCGGAGGAGCACTCGGGATAAGCTCTAGCAGAGGCTCTACATGTTTCCTGAATCATCTGTTCTCTGAACCTTAGAAAATGCTAAGGAAAATCAGAACATCTGGAACAAGTTCTTTGTGCTTTTGGCAGTCAACATCAGCTTGTGGAACAGGAAATGGAGAAATTCTACGAAGGAGGCTACTTGTGTTCGGAAACAGAGTAGGAAGCAACTCCTACTTGGAGCTGGTACAAGGCTTGATACCGGAAGTGGTGTCCGGTGTAGCAAAGCGGTTTTCAGATCGTCGTTTCTCCGGAACAGCAAGATTGTTCCTTGAACACACCAAGAGGGTAACTGCCATGATTACTGCCGTGATCTTGAGTACCAGATTCTTCGTTGCAGTTACTCGCCAATGCGATTGCCGAGCTACTCTTCAGTTACAGTCAGAGCAATCTTTGTGGCATCAGGGACATGGTCAGGTGACGGCGTTGGCTTGTCTTATAAAGGCAGACTTCGTTTCTTGCAGCTGATGAGATTCAAGTTGCTGCTTTTGTAGCGAAGCACACTTCGGTTCCTGCTTTTGTAGCGAAGCAGATTTAAGTTACCGCTTTTGTAGTTTACTCCAACACAAATTTGAAACTAGCATGTTCTTGATTTGTTGCGCTGATGTAGTGATGTTCTTGCGCTTTCTTGTGCAAGTATCGATTTTTGCTTTCTCTGTCACAAGCTATTCTCAAAACTAAGAATTCTTTGAAAAAATTACACATGTAGTAGATGTTAATGTGATATGTACACTTTGCATTTCTTCTAAAGTAATACACATTTTGTGTGACAAAAGGACATCCGTGATGGGCTAACAAGGCCACTTTCTGTGCACAAATTTATTTCCTGTCATTCACTAGCCATAAAAATGCATTATGTTGCACCAtttttcattctttttgcaaatgTGGATGTTACCAGTTAGAAGTCCATTTTAAATTAACAACCCTTACACTCACTTTGGCTTAAAATCTTTGAGATACTAAGCTCCCTCTATTTGAGCATGTTCTACAAGGCATTGCTTAGTTCTTAGTTTTTTAtttctttgttttctcttttggttttaatattcttttttattttttcttttgattCTTATTTTTTCACATTTTTATTCATGACATTTTTAAAAAATCACGACATTTTTTAAAACCAATGAACATATATTAAAATTCATGAATAAATTttaaattcgtgaatatttttaaagttcatgaactttttaaggcctgttaacattttttaaatttgcaaaccatttttctaattcatgaatattatttgaaatcCTTAATATTTTTCACAATTAATGATTTATTTAATTTGCATCATTTTTTAAATCCTTGGACATCTTTTGATTTAATGTACtttttcaaataaaaatgatggGAGTATTCTTTTTGAGCTATCAGTAGAGCGAGCTGAAGAAAAGGCTAAAGGATAAAACCAAGGCAACATAGATAAAAACAGAGAGAAACATCCAAGCAAGCAAGCGAAACAAGATAAAACCAAGGCAACACAGATAAAATCAGAAAGAAACAACCACGTGAGTGAGCGGAACACGGATGAAACCAAAGCAACACAAATAAAACCGAATCGAAACATCCGATCGTAATAACTTGGTAGAGAAAAACAAGTTACTTTCACGGATGAAAAACAATGTGGCGGCCGGTAGCTGTGTAGTACTATTCAAACCTATGAAACCTAGGCCGACCGACATCACGATGCCATCGCCGATTTCTTTTTCTTGTCGGTAGCCATGGCTTTGACCTGTGGCGCCCTCGTCCCCCCAAGTGGCTTGTTCCCTGGCGACGGCGAGGCGAATTCGACATGGTGGTGTCTGACCCCGTCCTTCTTACAAAAGTCCAGGGACTTGGTTGTACTTTTTGTTTCTTTAGGGTCCTTTTGTAAGATGTGTTGtacgctactccctccgtctcataatataagaacgtttttcaaacTACAAAgcttaaaaacgttcttatattatgagacgaagggagtagtttTTAATGAATAAATCTCCATGATCCTTCGGGATCCTTTGCTGTTAGAAACCTACGAAACCGTCTTTTTTGACAATTGTTTTGTCACAGTCAGTCAATCTTTATAAAAAGACCAGAATATCTAACGAACTTCAAATTTTTAGACATGGTAAACCAAATCTTCTTCATGACAATTTATGTTTGTCGAGAATGACAAGTTTAGTTGGTGAGTATGGCAAATCCTTACGGCTCACGCCAACACAAATTGCCATAACAAACGTTCGATCTGACGTCAAATTTTTAGCATAAAAAAATCATGTATGAAAAAAACAGAATGTCCACATAAAAACAGGGGTTAATTTGGTAAATGCCACTTCAAATTTGGCGATTCCaagaaatgccactacaatttccaaactttgaaaaatgccatttctagtggcatttttcaaagtttacaaaaattgcagtgacatttttcaaagtttggaaattgcagtggcatttttatgaatcgtcataattggagtggcatttatctaattaacccaaaaaaggacgacattttttttcttttcaaaaacttcaGACATTTTTTCAAGTGCCCCTGTGCCGGCCCGGATAGCAGTTGGGCCGTGCCTGGGCTCGAGACTGCAGCATGCCGGCCGGCAAGGCACGGCCTGCAGCGTGCCTTTGTGGGCTGTGCCGGGCTGGCCCGTTTGGTGAGCTTTGCCCAATCAGTCTCCCACCGTCAATTTCGGCAGTGCAGTCGGAATCCTCCTCACTCACCACCTCCACCTTCTCCTCCCCGGCGCCGCCGACCTCCACCAGCCAAACgcgggtccccccccccccccctccccccaaatcCGGCCGGATCCGCCTCAGCGCACACCGGCAGGCAAGTCGGTCCGCCTCGCCGACGCCGGTCCTCATCCGTCGGCGCTCGTGTAGGGTCCTCATATCCAGCCTCCAGCGACGCCGGTGAGCCGCCCTTCATCTCCTCTGTCCTCGCGCCTTCCCCGTCGCTTGCCGAATCGTGCTCACACGCGTTCATGTCCACCCAGAAACGCTTGATCTGAGGCACAGGCCTTCGCCATGGAGAACACCTGCATAAGCTTCACCGCCGTAGCGCGCTCGGCGCGGATGCTCAAGATCGACGGCTTCAGCCTGACCGAGAGCATGGACCACGACGACTGCGTCAGATCCAGGTGGACCTTCGACGGGTACGAGTGGGAGGTCCGCGTCTACCCAGCGATGACCAGCTCTGCCGGCGGTGGGGGCGGCGCCTACGTGGTGCTGGAGGTGGCC
Protein-coding regions in this window:
- the LOC123164750 gene encoding uncharacterized protein isoform X2, which codes for MLRRLRLRGHSSFFVLADPAPTDPSSPTVLSRLSRGLLARAAAASRAHELLFARALLFTATPASPRPDAITLAEPLLADLDAFVAAMDEISGGAFLRAGDGEVDLAALASEEFPELPWLKAKGYYVIEEFVANWVEIALRMSWAAAAAGGGAGGKKAVRVGRCVKEKAGLASTAFWREKGYVDWWMRLEPRVRARITGAFFGKSAKALANEIEGSDVASSDSGSFLADSLYGSTRQSFFRKNQPGCGDVASILSCKKKPAFAKELKRLLVLQEIVCLKSNITCCGGDAIFLTSLMSAGTVADNILMRLRRLLMVVSMESINLELIGDGASNNPKKNVEKTSVGSRKGKKKSSSSKKLAASSKSSKDNGCSSTETRNSRIVSKSSQQTPSVRCTIIGPASEGTPCKEIAPVPKAEQAIRLADCNNQCNKKKNKRKGKAKLSDLMRAENPGPGKLKTAVAHVATEALHKSAEAVDAPLRVPSHVNTSSNDIPEAVGCSESSSIFDGTEEKGIKSSRKLEDTLCSSMVISSVTTECCQSAQKPANFSVNEQSPSHTSLNESMVQPSLCSPSSSDNVLSGNPCRNSADSLVRSAQDKTGCDITQGALHGLAPGVGKGYEKQVDHSSVVTTDKLLPSVIPANILQSAISDNGTAVKNGVDEYYAFNRNLLGGTSYEWPSVAPHFVSPEMQQRPAAADRLHLDVGYRWPTQFNQPFIPANHQVRSSPVEAGCNQMLSSLSVPLSFDWPPVFRGYGKLTQNAALSYDPVFAPHMQSSAWPGFPAQLIQRGGICSEKDRKYFSDSDPRNTSDVGDDTESYWFSEEESDGRATSGRDINQYFGGGVMYWSPAEHAGTGFSRPPSLSSDDSAWAWHEADVSRVVDDLAIGIPSSTYNPTGPSSPPSSPSPFCSQNEPSDPSPQPACHSVAGNDINNEASHSPSSMQDSPEDKSTSAVKSPSCASEIVKGDTLPYAMLRPIVVSNISRRLSRSDFRGGHDHRSPCVSSTRRDIPLVRRPPSPVLLSVPRMPRPPPPSPVGESRKRGFPIVRSGSSSPRHWGMRSLFSDDKIFNRAQFCLDGPEVVWPSWVNKGTSTGTLVQSIEDTVLQDHLVKISQLSRDQHPDVAVPLQPPDMLNGSPHKASLSLMHNALHEEIDQFCKQVAAANLVTKPYINWAVKRVTRCLQVLWPRSRTNLFGSNATGLALPTSDVDLVVSLPPVRNLEPIKEAGILEGRNGIKETCLQHAARCLGNQDWVRSDSLKTIENTAIPVIMLVAQVPCDINMSNEYPSVLDSSQEISVNVLGEQGSPPRSDNSSSEGSNALAGSKMNKDDCDAVRSIRLDISFKSPSHTGLQTTELVGELTQQFPAALPLALIMKKFLADRSLDHPYSGGLSSYCLVLLITRFLQHEHHLGRPINQNLGSLLMDFLYFFGNVFDPRHMRISIQGSGIYLNRERGHSIDPIHIDDPLCPANNVGRNCFRIHQCIKAFADAFAVLENELLQFTAESMKRTRESTSYRNCWVGMASACVLDTELLLQLVEKKCRLVRRYNASCPSLASGCLEPETVD